The genomic stretch CCATTTTCGCACAAGCCGCTGCCGAATCATCGTTTGCGGGCCGTCCCGAGCCGGCCTAACATGGCCCCTGCCTTCGCTTTACTTGCCTTCGAGGAGACATCCATGGCCCAGCCCAGCTTCCAGTGGGACGACCCGCTGCTGATCGACCAGCAACTGACCGAGGACGAGCGTATGGTGCGCGACGCCGCTCGCGCCTACTGCCAAGACCGGCTGATGCCCCGGGTGCTGGAGAGCTTCCGCCACGAGAAGACCGACCCGGCCATCTTCCGTGAAATGGGCGAGCTGGGCCTGCTGGGCCCGACCATCCCGACCGAATATGGCGGCGCCGGCCTCAACTACGTCAGCTACGGCCTGATCGCCCGCGAAGTCGAACGTGTCGACTCCGGCTACCGCTCGATGATGAGCGTGCAGTCGTCGCTGGTGATGGTGCCGATCAACGAGTTCGGCTCCGAAGAACAGAAACGCAAATACCTGCCCAAGCTCGCCAGCGGCGAGTGGATCGGCTGCTTCGGCCTGACCGAACCCAACCATGGCTCCGACCCCGGCAGCATGGAAACCCGCGCCCGCAGCGCCGACGGCGGCTTCCGCCTGACCGGCAGCAAGATGTGGATCACCAACAGCCCGATCGCCGACGTGTTCGTGGTCTGGGCCAAGAACGACGCCGGCCGCATCCGCGGCTACATCCTCGAAAAGGGCATGCAGGGCCTGTCGGCGCCGGCCATCCACGGCAAGGTCGGCCTGCGCACCTCGATCACCGGCGAGATCGTGATGGACAACGTGTTCGTCCCGGCCGAAAACGAGCTGCCCAACGTCGAAGGCCTCAAGGGCCCGTTCACCTGTTTGAACAGCGCGCGCTACGGCATCGCCTGGGGCGCCTTGGGCGCCGCCGAGTTCTGCTGGCACGCCGCCCGTCAGTACACGCTCGACCGCAAGCAGTTCGGCCGCCCGCTCGCGGCCAACCAACTGATCCAGAAGAAGCTGGCCGACATGCAGACCGAGATCACGCTGGGCCTGCAAGGTTGCTTGCGGCTCGGCCGCATGAAGGACGAAGGCACGGCGGCGCCCGAGATCACCTCGATGATGAAGCGCAATTCCTGCGGCAAGGCGCTCGATATCGCGCGCGTCGCGCGTGATATGCACGGCGGCAACGGCATCAGCGACGAATACGGCGTGATCCGCCACGTGGTGAACCTCGAGGTGGTCAACACCTACGAAGGCACCCACGACGTGCACGCGCTGATCCTCGGCCGCGCGCAGACCGGCATCCAGGCCTTCAGCGCTTGAGCGCCGCCGGCGCCCGCGTTCAGCGGGTGCCTGGCCGCGATAGAGCGCCCCGCTGAGCGCGGGCGTTCGCAGCGGCCTGTTCGCTGTTTCGGAGGAAACCACATGACCCATCGTGCGTTGGGGCATCTGCGCGTGCTCGATCTGTCGCGTGTGCTGGCCGGCCCCTGGTGTGGCCAGATCCTGGGCGACCTGGGGGCCGACGTGATCAAGGTGGAGCGGCCCGGCGAGGGCGACGACACGCGCCACTGGGGCCCCCCCTTCCTGCGCGACGCGGAAGGCAAGGTAACCGAACAGGCCAGCTACTACACCTGCGCCAACCGCAACAAGCGCTCGGTCAGCATCGACCTCGCCCGCCCGGAGGGCCAGGCGCTGGTGCGCGAGTTGGCGCTCAAGTGCGATGTGCTGATCGAGAACTTCAAGGTCGGCGGCCTGGCGCGCTACGGGCTGGACTACGCCAGCCTCCAGCAGCTCAACCCGCGGCTGATCTACTGCTCCATCACCGGTTTCGGCCAGACCGGGCCCTATGCGCAGCGGGCCGGCTACGACCTGTTGATCCAGGCGTCGAGCGGCATGATGAGCATCACCGGCCGGCCCGACGAGGTGCCGGGCGGCGGGCCGATGCGGGTCGGCGTGGCCGTCACCGATTTGTTCACCGGCGTCTATGCCGCCACCGCCATCCTGGCGGCCGTCGAAGCCCGCCACCAGACCGGCCGGGGCCAGCACATCGACATGGCGCTGCTCGACGTCGGCATGGCCATGCTGGCCAACCAGGCCTCGGCCTACCTGAATGCCGGCACCGTGCCGCAACGGCAAGGCAACAGCCACCCGAGCATCGTGCCCTATCAGGACTTCCCGACCCGCGACGGCAGCATGCTGCTGGCGGTCGGCAACGACGGGCAGTTCCGGCGCTTCTGCGAAGCGGCCGGCGTCCCGGCCTGGGCCTCGGACCCCCGCTTTGCCACCAACACCGACCGGGTGGCGCACCGAGACGAACTGGTGGCCCGCATCGCCGAGATCACCCGCACGCGCACGACCACCGAATGGGTCACGCTGCTCGAAGACCGCGCCGTGCCCTGCGGCCCGATCAACGACATCGGCCAGGCCTTCGACGACCCGCAGGTGGTCGCCCGCGGGCTGCGCACCGAGCTGCCGCACACGCGCTTCGGCAGCATCGCCGGCGTGGCGAGCCCGTTGCGCCTGTCCGACACGCCGCCGCAACTGCGCCATGCGCCGCCGGACCTGGGCCAGCACACCGACGAGGTGCTGCGCGAGCTGCTGGACTACCCGGCCGAACGTATCGCGGCGTTGCGCACGGATGGCGTGATCTAAGCCCCGCGTCGGCCAGCACAAAAAACAAGGGCGCCCGGATCACCGGGCGCCCTTGGACGATAGAGACATCGCGCCGGCGGTGCCGTGAAATCACGGCCGCGGAGGCTGGTGCCGGAGAGGCTGAGGCTTCGAGGGCGTTGCATCCGCTCGAACGCGATCAGGACACTCGGTCGGCAGCCAGCAGACCATTCGTGGGCGGGGAGCGAGAAGAACGCAAACCGGCGAAGACGGAATCCGGGACGGGCTGTTGCCTGGATGAGGATGGCAGATCAATAGGGGGGACTGCCGCCCTCGCAACAACTTCGTACGTTCGGGCCAATCTCAGCGTCGCAGCTGTCTTCAGCTCGCACCGGCACGACGCGATGCACGTGAATAGTAGGCGCTGCGCCGGGCGCTGTGCGTCAGCTATCCGGCGCCCGACCTGTCAGTCTCGTCCTACACACCCGGCCGTACCGGCGCCTGTGGCACCCCCTCCGGCGCCGGCTGCCCATGGGGCTGTGGCTCGGCGTGCGGGTGGTGGCGGTGGTGTGGGTGCACGATACGCCGCTTGATCCAGCTCACCGCGTCGTCCACATAGGTGAACAGCACCGGGATGACCAGCAGGCTCAGGAAGGTCGACGTGATCAGGCCGCCGATCACCACCACGGCCATCGGCGAGCGGAAGCTCGGGTCGACCCCGATCCCCAGCGCGATCGGCATCATGCCGGCGCCCATCGCCACCGTCGTCATCACGATCGGCTGCGCGCGCTTGTGGCAGGCGTCGAGCAAGGCGTCCCAGCGCGAGAGGCCGTGGTCGCGCCGGGCGACGATGGCGTACTCGACCAACAGGATGGAGTTTTTGGTCGCGATGCCCATCAGCATGATCATCCCGATCATCGATGGCATCGACACCGCCGTCTGGGTGATGAACAACGCCAGGAACGCGCCGGGGATCGACAGCACCAGCGCCGCCAAGATGGTCACCGGCTGCACGAAGTCCTTGAACAGCAGCACCAGCACGATGTAGAT from Caldimonas brevitalea encodes the following:
- a CDS encoding acyl-CoA dehydrogenase, which produces MAQPSFQWDDPLLIDQQLTEDERMVRDAARAYCQDRLMPRVLESFRHEKTDPAIFREMGELGLLGPTIPTEYGGAGLNYVSYGLIAREVERVDSGYRSMMSVQSSLVMVPINEFGSEEQKRKYLPKLASGEWIGCFGLTEPNHGSDPGSMETRARSADGGFRLTGSKMWITNSPIADVFVVWAKNDAGRIRGYILEKGMQGLSAPAIHGKVGLRTSITGEIVMDNVFVPAENELPNVEGLKGPFTCLNSARYGIAWGALGAAEFCWHAARQYTLDRKQFGRPLAANQLIQKKLADMQTEITLGLQGCLRLGRMKDEGTAAPEITSMMKRNSCGKALDIARVARDMHGGNGISDEYGVIRHVVNLEVVNTYEGTHDVHALILGRAQTGIQAFSA
- a CDS encoding CaiB/BaiF CoA transferase family protein; the protein is MTHRALGHLRVLDLSRVLAGPWCGQILGDLGADVIKVERPGEGDDTRHWGPPFLRDAEGKVTEQASYYTCANRNKRSVSIDLARPEGQALVRELALKCDVLIENFKVGGLARYGLDYASLQQLNPRLIYCSITGFGQTGPYAQRAGYDLLIQASSGMMSITGRPDEVPGGGPMRVGVAVTDLFTGVYAATAILAAVEARHQTGRGQHIDMALLDVGMAMLANQASAYLNAGTVPQRQGNSHPSIVPYQDFPTRDGSMLLAVGNDGQFRRFCEAAGVPAWASDPRFATNTDRVAHRDELVARIAEITRTRTTTEWVTLLEDRAVPCGPINDIGQAFDDPQVVARGLRTELPHTRFGSIAGVASPLRLSDTPPQLRHAPPDLGQHTDEVLRELLDYPAERIAALRTDGVI